A stretch of the Panicum virgatum strain AP13 chromosome 9N, P.virgatum_v5, whole genome shotgun sequence genome encodes the following:
- the LOC120691174 gene encoding uncharacterized protein LOC120691174 isoform X1, translating into MASETRPNRYRRLRKASDLSNVTTASPIFKRIRTGKKGTSYEDRISSLPEEILLMILDKLDTRTTVTTIILSKRWRDLPRRLPTSYNLAVDDILPPRYHRLKRLNKEAKAAYETEKNVHKLTDIYAIKARHERWMATIRPLTAILERYERRAMRRYVKQVNAFLMASKNVRQRRPVQKLRLQMLGRWHENIDEWITTAIVKWGVEDFELVSDGYCLGYDLKQLDASWNLRLERLALTNCQPVCAWNCLTVKRLTKLSLGESSYMGMVSDILANCVQLTDFTITQSRYYQANLSIYAPSSKLKNLQVDRCNFGKIRLMCLPCLEIFVCRGRPTKLFYGEVPQLRLVSLDYLQTEDNDLDDESGSKRTYPPSKFFKRVPQLDCLVLQFKGPQMWIEPFVVLSEFTQLKKLFIANVPVNWDALWILLLLDATPALESLHVHIDNSAEERSAGDLCDSLDAGGQQDRYRRLKELVVAGFEGLGWQIGFVRLIMKRSPLLRRVHLLDGEVRDDEQELGALQIVPRRREWHECERAEVLDDLTAGFRWLPQIILE; encoded by the exons ATGGCCTCAGAGACGCGTCCAAATCGCTATCGCCGGCTTCGGAAGGCCTCGGATCTCTCTAAcgtcaccaccgcctccccaATCTTCAAACGG ATTCGTACGGGCAAGAAAGGCACCAGTTATGAGGACAGGATCAGCAGCTTACCTGAAGAGATACTACTCATGATCCTTGACAAGCTAGACACACGGACAACAGTAACAACCATCATCCTTTCGAAAAGATGGCGTGATCTTCCTCGACGTTTGCCCACATCCTATAACCTTGCTGTCGATGACATTCTCCCACCACGCTATCACCGCCTCAAACGCCTTAACAAGGAGGCTAAGGCTGCATATGAGACAGAGAAGAATGTGCACAAGCTGACCGACATCTATGCCATCAAGGCTCGTCATGAGCGTTGGATGGCAACGATCAGACCACTCACCGCCATCCTAGAACGCTATGAGCGCCGCGCCATGAGACGCTATGTCAAGCAGGTGAATGCATTTCTTATGGCTTCAAAGAATGTGCGTCAACGCCGGCCTGTCCAGAAGCTGAGGCTCCAAATGCTAGGGCGTTGGCATGAAAATATTGATGAGTGGATCACCACAGCCATTGTCAAGTGGGGCGTTGAGGATTTTGAGCTTGTTAGTGATGGCTATTGCCTGGGCTATGACCTCAAGCAGCTAGATGCATCCTGGAATTTGCGGCTGGAGCGGCTTGCGCTGACCAATTGCCAGCCTGTTTGTGCATGGAACTGCCTGACAGTAAAGAGGCTCACCAAACTCTCGTTGGGTGAATCTTCATATATGGGAATGGTCAGTGATATTCTTGCAAACTGCGTGCAGCTAACTGATTTCACGATCACACAATCAAGATATTACCAAGCTAATCTTAGTATCTATGCCCCATCGTCGAAATTAAAGAATCTGCAAGTGGACAGGTGCAACTTTGGGAAAATCCGtctgatgtgtctaccatgtcTTGAAATTTTTGTTTGCCGCGGTCGCCCAACCAAGTTATTCTATGGTGAGGTGCCTCAGCTCAGGCTTGTGAGCTTGGACTACTTACAAACTGAAGATAATGACTTAGATGATGAGTCTGGTTCCAAGAGGACATATCCACCGAGCAAGTTCTTCAAAAGGGTCCCACAACTAGATTGCCTTGTTTTGCAGTTCAAAGGGCCCCAG ATGTGGATCGAACCATTTGTTGTTCTCAGCGAGTTCACTCAGCTCAAGAAGCTGTTCATCGCAAATGTCCCAGTGAACTGGGATGCACTATGGATTCTCCTACTGCTCGATGCAACACCAGCCTTGGAGTCACTCCATGTTCAT ATTGACAACAGCGCAGAAGAGAGAAGCGCAGGTGATCTCTGCGATAGTCTGGACGCTGGTGGGCAGCAGGATCGGTACCGTCGCCTGAAGGAGCTCGTCGTGGCCGGCTTCGAAGGACTGGGATGGCAGATCGGCTTTGTCAGGCTGATCATGAAGAGATCTCCACTGCTGAGGCGCGTCCACCTGCTCGAC
- the LOC120691174 gene encoding uncharacterized protein LOC120691174 isoform X2, producing the protein MILDKLDTRTTVTTIILSKRWRDLPRRLPTSYNLAVDDILPPRYHRLKRLNKEAKAAYETEKNVHKLTDIYAIKARHERWMATIRPLTAILERYERRAMRRYVKQVNAFLMASKNVRQRRPVQKLRLQMLGRWHENIDEWITTAIVKWGVEDFELVSDGYCLGYDLKQLDASWNLRLERLALTNCQPVCAWNCLTVKRLTKLSLGESSYMGMVSDILANCVQLTDFTITQSRYYQANLSIYAPSSKLKNLQVDRCNFGKIRLMCLPCLEIFVCRGRPTKLFYGEVPQLRLVSLDYLQTEDNDLDDESGSKRTYPPSKFFKRVPQLDCLVLQFKGPQMWIEPFVVLSEFTQLKKLFIANVPVNWDALWILLLLDATPALESLHVHIDNSAEERSAGDLCDSLDAGGQQDRYRRLKELVVAGFEGLGWQIGFVRLIMKRSPLLRRVHLLDGEVRDDEQELGALQIVPRRREWHECERAEVLDDLTAGFRWLPQIILE; encoded by the exons ATGATCCTTGACAAGCTAGACACACGGACAACAGTAACAACCATCATCCTTTCGAAAAGATGGCGTGATCTTCCTCGACGTTTGCCCACATCCTATAACCTTGCTGTCGATGACATTCTCCCACCACGCTATCACCGCCTCAAACGCCTTAACAAGGAGGCTAAGGCTGCATATGAGACAGAGAAGAATGTGCACAAGCTGACCGACATCTATGCCATCAAGGCTCGTCATGAGCGTTGGATGGCAACGATCAGACCACTCACCGCCATCCTAGAACGCTATGAGCGCCGCGCCATGAGACGCTATGTCAAGCAGGTGAATGCATTTCTTATGGCTTCAAAGAATGTGCGTCAACGCCGGCCTGTCCAGAAGCTGAGGCTCCAAATGCTAGGGCGTTGGCATGAAAATATTGATGAGTGGATCACCACAGCCATTGTCAAGTGGGGCGTTGAGGATTTTGAGCTTGTTAGTGATGGCTATTGCCTGGGCTATGACCTCAAGCAGCTAGATGCATCCTGGAATTTGCGGCTGGAGCGGCTTGCGCTGACCAATTGCCAGCCTGTTTGTGCATGGAACTGCCTGACAGTAAAGAGGCTCACCAAACTCTCGTTGGGTGAATCTTCATATATGGGAATGGTCAGTGATATTCTTGCAAACTGCGTGCAGCTAACTGATTTCACGATCACACAATCAAGATATTACCAAGCTAATCTTAGTATCTATGCCCCATCGTCGAAATTAAAGAATCTGCAAGTGGACAGGTGCAACTTTGGGAAAATCCGtctgatgtgtctaccatgtcTTGAAATTTTTGTTTGCCGCGGTCGCCCAACCAAGTTATTCTATGGTGAGGTGCCTCAGCTCAGGCTTGTGAGCTTGGACTACTTACAAACTGAAGATAATGACTTAGATGATGAGTCTGGTTCCAAGAGGACATATCCACCGAGCAAGTTCTTCAAAAGGGTCCCACAACTAGATTGCCTTGTTTTGCAGTTCAAAGGGCCCCAG ATGTGGATCGAACCATTTGTTGTTCTCAGCGAGTTCACTCAGCTCAAGAAGCTGTTCATCGCAAATGTCCCAGTGAACTGGGATGCACTATGGATTCTCCTACTGCTCGATGCAACACCAGCCTTGGAGTCACTCCATGTTCAT ATTGACAACAGCGCAGAAGAGAGAAGCGCAGGTGATCTCTGCGATAGTCTGGACGCTGGTGGGCAGCAGGATCGGTACCGTCGCCTGAAGGAGCTCGTCGTGGCCGGCTTCGAAGGACTGGGATGGCAGATCGGCTTTGTCAGGCTGATCATGAAGAGATCTCCACTGCTGAGGCGCGTCCACCTGCTCGAC